CGGGGAAGCGGGGGCGGAGGTCGAGGGGGCCTGCGACCTCACGCGCGCCGGGGAGGACGCTCAGGGCCCGCTCCACCTCCCGCGCGTGGCCGAAGTGCATCAGGTGGACTTCCTCCCCGTCCTGCCAGGCGAAGCGGGCGCCCACGTCCCCGAGGGCGGCGAGGCTCCCGGGCGCCGCGACATGCCGCACGCTCAGACCCGGGCGCAGCCGCAGGGTGACCTCCAGCGCCTCGCCCATCACCCCGAACGAGCCGACGAAGGGGCGGGTGAGGTCGTAGCCCTGGACGTTCTTCACCGTGCGCCCGCCCGCCCGCACGACGCGGCCCGAGGGAGCGCGGAAGGTCACGCCGAGCACCTCCGCCCCGAAGAAGAAGGTCTGCCCGAAGCCTCCGCGTGAGACGAGGCCACCCACGCCGCCGGGCAGTTCGACGCGCGGGAAGGGGGGAAAGAGACCGGGAGGGAGGGCCGCGTACACCTCCAGCAGTCCGGTGTCGCCGCTCACCGTCACCGTCTGGTCGCCCGGGGAGAGGTCAAGGATGGGCATGGGCGCCGTCCCCCTCCTCGTCCGGGAGAATCTTGCCGGGGTTGAGCAGCCCCCGGGGATCGAGGGCGTGCTTGACGCTCCACAGGGCGCCGAGGGTGACGGGATCGACCGCCTCGCGCATGAAGGGGCGCTTCATGGTGCCGATGCCGTGCTCGCCGCTCAGGACCCCGCCGTGCCGGATGGCGACGAGGGCGATCCTGTGCGCGAGATCGTGGACGGCCTGCGGGGACTCGCGCCGGGGGTCGAAGAGGACGTTGGGGTGCAGGTTGCCGTCCCCGATGTGCCCGAACTGGACGAGGGGCAGGCCCGAGGCGTCCCCGAGCGCGCGGATCTCGCGGACCACCTCGGGCAGCACGCTCCTGGGCACCACGATGTCCTCGTTCATGCGCTGGGGGCGGATGCGGCCCAGGGCGGGGCTGACGCTGCGGCGGGCCTGCCAGAGGGCGGCGCTCTCCGCATCACTCTGAGCCCGGCGCACGGCTCCTCCGGCCTTCAGGCACGCGGCCTCCACGAGCGCCCGCTCCTCCTCCACCGTCTCCAGGTCGTCCCCGTCGGTGTCCACCAGCAGCACCGCCCCCGCCTCGCGCGGCAGGCCGATGTCGAGGAAGTCTTCCACCGCGTTCGTGCACGCCCGGTCCATGAACTCCAGCTTGCTCGGCACCGCCCCGGCGGCGATGGCGGCGCTCACCGCCTCGGCAGCCTCGCCCACCTCGGGGAAGCTCGCCATCAGGGTGCGGGTGTACCGCGGCGGCGGGGTGAGACGCAAGGTCACCTCCGTGATCAGGCCGAGCGTCCCCTCCGAGCCGATCAGGAGCCCGGCGAGGTCATAGGCGTCGCGGGTGAGTTCATGCACCTCGCCGCCCTCGTCCACGAACTCCAGCGCCTTCACGTAATCGCCCGTCACCCCGTACTTGAAGCACATCGGCCCGCCCGCGTTCTCGCCGAGGTTGCCGCCGATGGTGCTCGTGCGGAAGGAGGCCGGGTCGGGAGGGTAGATCAGGCCGTGGGGCCGCGCCTTTTCGGTCACGCTCAACGTCACCACGCCCGATTGCGCCCGCGCCTCACGCCGCTTCGGGAAGACCTCCAGCCGGGTCATGCGGGTGAAGGAGACCACCAGCGACTCGCGGAGCGGCGCCGCCCCGCCGCTCAGCCCGCTCGCGGCGCCGCGCCCGACGATGGGCACGCCCGCCGCCCGCGCTGCCCGCACCGCCGCCACCACGTCCGCCGTCGACTCGGGCAGCACGACCGCCAGGGGTACCGCGCCGAACTGAATGGCGTCGTAGCGGTAGTTCAGCCGCTCGGAGCGGGCCGAGAGTACTTTCTTCGGTCCGAGGCTGCGGGTCAGCTCGGCGGCGAGGGGATTGTCCGGCACGCCGTTCGAGCGGGGTCGAGGGGCGGGGGAACTGGGGGTAGGAGCGAGTTTTTCAGGGATCATAGGCAACCCCTCCGACCCCTTCGGGGCCACCTTCCCTTAAAAGGAAGGCATGGTGCCTGATTTTCCGGCTCCCCTCTCAGGAGACTCGTACGAGCTGCTTGCAAAGCTGTCGGCGCAGCCGACTGAGTGGTCGTCAGCGACCAGCTCACAATTCCCCCCGGTACGCCAGGTCCAGCACCTCGACCGTGTGCATCACCGGCACCCGGTCCCCCGCTCGGCGCACATGGCTCTGAATCTGGGTGTGGCAGCCGATGTTGCCGCTGGCGATGAGGTCGGGGGTGGTCGAGAGGATGTTCCTCGCCTTGCGGATGCCGAGCTGGTTCGCCAGTTCGGGCTGTTCGAGGTTGTACGTTCCCGCCGAGCCACAGCACAGGTCGCCTTCCGGCACCTCGGCCACCGTCACGCCGGGAATGGCGCGCAGCAGTTCGCGGGGGGCGGCACGGACGCCCTGCGCGTGGGCGAGGTGGCAGGCGTCGTGGTAGGCGACGGTCAGGGGGCGCGAGGTGGGCATGGGCCGCTCCAGGTCACCCTCGCGCAGGAGCCCCCCCAGGTACTCCGAGATGTCCTGCACCTTCGCCGCGAAGGCCCGCGCCCGCTCCTCGTCCGGCAGACCGTGCAGGACCACCGGGTATTCCTTGAGCCCTGCCCCGCAGCCCGCCGCGTTGGAGAGGATCGCGTCGTACTCGTCTGGATGGAAGGCGTCCAGGTTCTGACGGACCAGCCGCAGGGCCTCGTCGCGGGCGCCCGTGTGGAGGGCGGCGGCCCCGCAGCAGCCCTGCCCTTCGGGGATGACGACCTCGACGCCGTTGCGGGAGAGCACCCGCAGGGTGGCGGCGTTGAAGTTGGGCGTGAGGGCCTGCTGGGCGCACCCGGCGAGGAAGGCGACCCGGCCCCGCCTCTTGCTCTTCGCAGGGGTGAACCCGGCGTTCGGCTGCATCGCCGGGACCCGCTCCGGCAAGAGGTCCATCGGGGCGCGCAGGGCGGCGGGCAGCAGGGGGGCGAGCGGCTTAGCGTACTGGCCGATCCTCGCCGCGACGCTGAAGACCTTCGGGGCGGGAAGAATCTTGAGGATGGCCGAGCGCTTGGCCCGGTCGAGGGGGCTGCGCTGGCGCCGGGGCTCGCTCCAGCCGCGGAAGGAGGTGATGAGTTCGCCGTAGGGCACGCCGCTGGGGCAGGCGGTCACGCACGCCTGACAGCCCAGGCAGCGGTCGAGGTGGGGGGCGGCGTCTTCGAGGGGAAGCGCGCCCTCCAGCACCTCCTTCATCAGGACGATGCGCCCGCGCGGGGAATCCATCTCGTCGCCGAGCAGCGCGTAGGTCGGGCAGGCGGGCAGACAGAAGCCGCAGTGAACGCAGGCGTCGACCGCGTGCGCCATCACCTCGCCCTGTGGCCCCAGTTGAAGCACGGGAATCTCGTTGTTCACGGGCGGGCCCTCATGACAGGCAGGATAGGCGCAGGGGCACAGGACAAAAGGAAGTCATGTAGCCTGCCGCCTCGCCTCCCCCGCCGTGCCGCCCGGAGACCCCA
This sequence is a window from Deinococcus planocerae. Protein-coding genes within it:
- a CDS encoding DUF5639 domain-containing protein yields the protein MPILDLSPGDQTVTVSGDTGLLEVYAALPPGLFPPFPRVELPGGVGGLVSRGGFGQTFFFGAEVLGVTFRAPSGRVVRAGGRTVKNVQGYDLTRPFVGSFGVMGEALEVTLRLRPGLSVRHVAAPGSLAALGDVGARFAWQDGEEVHLMHFGHAREVERALSVLPGAREVAGPLDLRPRFPGGLGVGEDADLRDRRFGWVNGGDAPPVPALFGRLAAAL
- a CDS encoding FAD-binding oxidoreductase, with product MIPEKLAPTPSSPAPRPRSNGVPDNPLAAELTRSLGPKKVLSARSERLNYRYDAIQFGAVPLAVVLPESTADVVAAVRAARAAGVPIVGRGAASGLSGGAAPLRESLVVSFTRMTRLEVFPKRREARAQSGVVTLSVTEKARPHGLIYPPDPASFRTSTIGGNLGENAGGPMCFKYGVTGDYVKALEFVDEGGEVHELTRDAYDLAGLLIGSEGTLGLITEVTLRLTPPPRYTRTLMASFPEVGEAAEAVSAAIAAGAVPSKLEFMDRACTNAVEDFLDIGLPREAGAVLLVDTDGDDLETVEEERALVEAACLKAGGAVRRAQSDAESAALWQARRSVSPALGRIRPQRMNEDIVVPRSVLPEVVREIRALGDASGLPLVQFGHIGDGNLHPNVLFDPRRESPQAVHDLAHRIALVAIRHGGVLSGEHGIGTMKRPFMREAVDPVTLGALWSVKHALDPRGLLNPGKILPDEEGDGAHAHP
- the glcF gene encoding glycolate oxidase subunit GlcF, with protein sequence MAHAVDACVHCGFCLPACPTYALLGDEMDSPRGRIVLMKEVLEGALPLEDAAPHLDRCLGCQACVTACPSGVPYGELITSFRGWSEPRRQRSPLDRAKRSAILKILPAPKVFSVAARIGQYAKPLAPLLPAALRAPMDLLPERVPAMQPNAGFTPAKSKRRGRVAFLAGCAQQALTPNFNAATLRVLSRNGVEVVIPEGQGCCGAAALHTGARDEALRLVRQNLDAFHPDEYDAILSNAAGCGAGLKEYPVVLHGLPDEERARAFAAKVQDISEYLGGLLREGDLERPMPTSRPLTVAYHDACHLAHAQGVRAAPRELLRAIPGVTVAEVPEGDLCCGSAGTYNLEQPELANQLGIRKARNILSTTPDLIASGNIGCHTQIQSHVRRAGDRVPVMHTVEVLDLAYRGEL